The window CGGCCTTTTCATTTTCTTCGCTCCCTTCGACAAGCCGAAATACGCCGGCGCTGTCGTGATCGAGCACGGCGGCGGTTCGGGTGCCGCCTACCCGATCGCCCGCGACGTGATGACCTTCCTGTTCGATCCGGCGAAGGGCATGGACGCCCTGCGCGCGCTGGAAAGCCAGTGGGGTGGCACGGCGCAGCAGCGTCTCGATGCGAAATACCGCGCCTATGCCATGGCTGCGGGCGAGGCGGTCGAGCCGGTCCCCGCCCGTGACGAGGAAATCTTCGACCAGGTCGAGGCCGAGGCCCGCGTCGCAGCGCGCCAGCCCGAAACGATCGCCAACGAATCCGTCCAGCCCCGTGTGGACACGTCTGAAAGCGAACGGAGCCCGCCGCCAAGCGTGGTGCCCTCACCGTCGCCCAGTCCTGCGGCGGCACCAGCGGCTGCGCCCGCAACGGGCCCGGCACAATGACGAGTATCGTCCCCGCCCCCGTCGCGCGTCAGCCGTGGATGATGCTGTTCCCGCTGGTCGGCCTCATCGCCTTCGGCGCGCTGGTGCTGACCTCGGCAGCAGCAGGCGACTTTTCGCGTTATGCGGAATCGCACCTGATCCGCTTTGCCATCTTCCTGACCATGGCAATCGTGATCTCGCGGTTCTCAAAGGACCTCGTCACCTTCTTCGCCTACCCCGCCTATATCGTGATCCTGCTGCTACTGATGGCGGTTGAGATCATGGGTACGCTCGGGGGGGGAAGCCAGCGCTGGCTCGAGGTCGGACCGATCCGCATCCAGCCATCGGAGCTCATGAAGCCGGCCGTGGTCGTGGCACTCGCCCGCTTCTACGACACCCTCCCGGTGGGCATGGTCCCGACGTGGCGCGCGTTGATACCGGCAGGCGCGCTTATCATGTTCCCCATGGCCTTCGTGCTCCTGCAGCCCGACCTAGGGACCTCGCTCGCTATCGGTTTTGGTGGCGGACTCGTGATGTTTTTCGCCGGGCTGCCGCTGCGCTGGTTCCTGATGGCGGGTGCTGCGGGCCTGGCCGCCATCCCGTTCGCGTTCTACTTCGCGCTGAAGCCCTATCAGCAGGACCGCGTGAGGACCTTCCTCGATCCGGAAAGCGACCCGCTGGGTGAAGGGTACCAGATCACCCAATCCAAGATCGCCATCGGTTCGGGCGGCCTCACCGGAAAGGGCTTCAACGAAGGGTCGCAAAGCCACCTCAATTACCTGCCCGAACCGCATACCGATTTCGTATTCGCCACCATGGCCGAAGAATGGGGCCTCATGGGCGGCCTTTTCGTGATCGGCTGCTTTGCGCTCATTCTCGGCTGGGGTTTCAAGGTTGCCCGGGACAGTAGCGACAGAATGGGCAAATTGCTTGCCGCGGGCATGACCGCCACGATCTTCTTCTTCGTCGCCATCAATCTCATGATGGTGATGGGCTTCGCGCCCGTGGTCGGGATTCCGCTGCCTTTCGTGAGCCATGGCGGCAGTTCGATGATGACCAACATGATGTGCATCGGCGTGCTGATGATGGTCAATCGGTGGAACCGGAACGCCCCCCGCCGCGGCCTTTTGTCGTGAGTGCGTTTTAGGCCTTTTAATCCGCGAAGCACCCGCTATATGAGCGCCTCCCCCGAGTCGGGGGCCACCCGCACCACCGGGTCGGAACGCGGCAAGATCGCGAGAGTGGACGCATAGCTCAGTTGGTAGAGCAGCTGACTCTTAATCAGCGGGTCCTAGGTTCGAGCCCTAGTGCGTCCACCATTTCCCCACAATTTGAGGATGATACCCCTTGCCGGGGAACTTGCGCCATGCGGTGATGTGATATCCCGCTTGGTTATCACATTGTGATGTGATAGCGGGGCAAGTATGAACACAATCGAAAAAGTTCGCACGCTCGTCTCGCAAGGTCTCATGACCCGCGCCGGGCTTGCTCGCGCTGCCGGGCTCCACGCCAATACCCTGCGCGACTGCGCAGAGGAGAGCTGGAACCCCACCGCCGACACGCTCGGCAAGTTAGAGGCTTTCCTCGAAGCGAATGACGAGACGCCGGTGATCGTCGGCGCCGAAGAGATCATCGACGAGGCCCGCAACGGCCGGATGTTCATCCTGGTCGATGACGAGGATCGCGAAAACGAAGGCGACCTCATCATTCCTGCCCAGATGGCAACCCCCAACGCCATCAACTTCATGGCCACCCACGGCCGGGGCCTGATCTGCCTCGCACTCGACCGCAAGCGGGTCGATGCGCTTGGCCTCCAGCCAATGAGCCGCGACAACCGCGAGAGCATGCAGACGGCCTTCACCACATCGATCGAGGCCAAGGAAGGCGTCACCACTGGCATCAGCGCCGCTGACCGTTCGCGCACGGTGTCGGTCGCCATCGACAGCACCAAGGGACCCGAGGACATAGTCACCCCGGGACACGTCTTCCCCCTCGCCGCGCGCGACGGCGGCGTGCTGGTCCGCGCCGGCCATACCGAGGCAGCAGTCGATATCTCGCGCCTTGCGGGCCTCAATCCCTCGGGCGTCATCTGCGAGATCATGAACGAGGACGGGACGATGTCGCGCCTCGACGACCTCGTGGTTTTCGCGCGCAAGCACGACATGAAGATCGGCACCATCCGCGACCTGATCGAATACCGTATGCGGCACGACCACCTGGTCGAGCGGATCACTGAAGACAGCTTCGAGTCCGACTATGGTGGGACCTGGCGGATGATGACCTATCGCAACAAGGTCGACGGCAGTGAAAGCTATGTCCTGCAGAAGGGCGAAGTGAAGGAAGGCAAACCCACACTCACCCGCGTCCATCCGATTTCCATCTTCGACGATGTGCTGGGCAAGCCCGGCCCGCGCAAGCGCACGCTCCAGCGCGCAATGCAGGCGGTGGGTGAACATGGTTCGGGCGTGATCGTCATCATCACCGGCCGCCCGGCCACCGGCTACGGCGAGAGCGAGGCCCAGCGTAACGTGGGTATCGGTTCGCAGATCCTTGCCGACTTGGGCGTCGAGGACATGATCCTGCTCAGCAATTCACAGCCCAATGTCGTCGCGATCGAAGGCTACGGCCTCAACATCGTCGATCACCTTCCCATTCCGGAGTAACCACCATGGCAAACTTCCTCATCGTCGAAGCGCGCTTCTACGACCACTTCAACGACATGCTGGTTGCCGGCGCCCGCGCCGCACTGGAAGCCGAAGGCCATAGCGTCGATGTACTGACCGTGCCCGGCGCTCTCGAAGTTCCCGGTGCAATTGCCATGGCTGCGGAAAGCGGCCGCTACGACGGCTTCGTTGCCATCGGCGTCGTCATTCGCGGCGAAACCTATCACTTCGAGATCGTCGCCGGCGAAAGCGCGCGCGGCATCATGGCGCTGACCATGGACGGGATCGCCATCGGAAATGGCATCCTGACTGTCGAGAACGAGGAACAGGCTATCGTCCGCGCCGATCCGGAGCAGAAGGACAAGGGCGGCGAAGCGGCAAAGGCTGCGCTCGCCCTGCTAGACCTCCAGTCCCGCTTCGGAGCCTAGTCCGCCCCGTCGAGGAAGCCACCTAGACCCAAGGGCGCGAAAGGCCCCAGGATCAGTTGTTCGAATACACCGATCCCCTCACGCCCATCATTGCCGGTCACGCGTACCGGTATCTGGACGTGGAGGTTTTCCGGCGAAAGCGGATCGAGGGCAGCGAGGTCGATATCCTCCCGCTCCACGCGCAGCGGCCCGTGATGCATGCCGTGTCCCCATACCGGATGAGTGTAGCCGAGGCCGCGCATCTGGAACCGGACCAGCGGTTCGAAGCTGACCTGCTCCGGCGCACCCTTCAGCGCGAGCGACAGGGTCCCGCCTGATGGCCACCGTGTACCCGCCGTAAGGCGCGTGCGCATGCTGCCGTGCCCCTCCGCAATGTCCTGCGCATCGGCCCCGTCGGGCGCCCAGGCAGCGCGCGTGTTCCAGGCGTCGCCCATCTCGTCGTTGTTGACGTGGAAGAACAGGCTGCCGTCACCGAAATTGATCGGCGTCCATTGCCAGAAGAACCCTGACAGGTCGTGCCCGGGGATAGGCTGCGGGTCACGCTGGCCAACCGGACGGATGCCCCAGCTGCGGTCGCGCGTTCCGGCAGTACCCTCGGCAATCGCGTGATTTTCTCCATCGAGAGATATCCAGCCCCGGCAATGACCGTTTTGGGTCATGCGCGTGTAGTCCATGAAGGCACGCGGGCCGAGGCGGCAGATGAAGCGCGGCTCCTCGATCGGGAAGGCGCGGCCGGTGAAGGTGAACTCCGCGGAGATGCCGTCGGTTTCCTCGACCGTGACCTTCAGCGCATGGAGTGGCTCGATCACCTCGATCGAGATGGGTCCGCAGCGCAGCGCCATCCGTTCCATCTTCATTTCGGCACTGGCGTGAACACAATACTGCGTGTCGCCGCGGATAAAGCTGAAATGTGCATCCACGATATCGAGGTGCGGATAGATGCCGAAGGCGCAGGCGAAGAAGCCGCTGCCGTCGGGCGCATAGCCGTTGAAGAAATAGCGGTCGTAGAAATTCCGGTCTGTGCCGGAATAGGCGATCGGCTCCGGTGTCTGGTGAACCGGATATTCGTCTCCGCGTGAAAGGACCATCAGTGTGCCTCCTTCATGGCGCCGATACTGTCATGCTTGAGGGCCAGCGCACAGGCCCCGCGAGCCATCGACAGGAAATTTGCGTCCCCGCGGTCGGTCCGCTCGACGAAAGCGGCGCTGAAAACGGCGGTCGAAAGGCCGTGCAGGATACCCCTGCGGTAATCGGCGTGGATGCCTGCGCGGGTCAGCGACACCCCGCGCCTCTCCATTTCCGCAAGATAGAGATCGAGCAATTCATCCTCATGCGCGAGCCCGAGCTCGCCGATCCCGCAGCCGAGAAAATAGCCGATGTCCGTCATGGCCATCCCCGGTGCCACGGTCTGCCAGTCGAGAATGGCGACAGGTTCCGCTCCGCCCCGAATGTCGAACAGCATGTTGTCGAGGCGGAAGTCGCCGTGGATCAGGCACTGGTGCCGATGCTGCTGGTGTATCTGCGAGCCGTAATCCTCGGCGAACTCCTCGCACACAGTCATGAACTCGGGCTCCAGGGTGTCCTTGTACCGCTCGCGGAAGATGGCCTGTGCATGCGGGTACATCAGCGCCACGCGCTCGGCGACGGCTGGAGAAGGGACAATCCATTCGGCCTCGATTATCGAAGTCTTGCCCCAGCTGGGTGCGTGGATTGCAGCGGCCTGCCGGATTGCCGCGCGCGCATCGTCAAGCGTGCAACCGGCGATCTGGTCTCCTTGCCGCGCCGGACCGAGATCCTCGAAAATCAGGCAGAACCGATGGCCTTCCTCGCATGTGGCGGCAAAGTGCACTTGCGGCACGCGGACATCCAACTGCGGCGCGACGTCGCAGTAGAACAATACTTCCTTGCGATAGAGCCCGAACATCGCGGCGGTTTCGCGGCTCGTGGCATCGGCCGCGGGGAATTTGCCCGCCAGTGTTGCCGGGACCGAAGCATCGACTTCGGGGCCCTCCAGCGTGAAGCGGGCGCTGTCGCCAACCTGTCCGGTGCCGATGTGCTTCCACGATACACGGGTTATCTCCGAACCGAGCATCGCGGACAGCCATGGCGCCGTCACCTCATCCGGATGGACCGGGAATTCTGCCATGCAATTCCTTCCTCTCCCCTAGGTAGAGAAAGCTAGCCACCGGAAAAGAACATGGCAATCGCAGCGCGTTATCGGTTGCGGACAGAATGAGCCGCGCCGAACGCCAAGACAAGATCGCCGATGTTATAGCGCGACTGGAAGATTGCCTGGTGCGGCTCGACGCACTCGGCTGCCAGCAGGCGGCGAGGCGCGTCGATCACGCGATAGAGGACTTGCGCAGCGCCAGCGCGCCGCAACGATCCGGTCAGCCGAAGCAGCCGCGCCCTGCATAGACTGCACTGTCGCCCAGTTCTTCCTCGATACGGATGAGCTGGTTGTACTTGGCGAGCCGATCCGAACGCGCGAGAGAGCCGGTCTTGATCTGCCCGCAATTGGTCGCAACGGCGAGATCCGCGATGGTCGCGTCTTCGGTCTCGCCCGAACGGTGCGACATGACCGCCGTGTAGCCGGCACGGTTCGCAATGCTCACGGCATCGAGTGTCTCGGTCAGCGTGCCGATCTGGTTGACCTTCACCAGCAGCGAATTCGCAAGGCCCTGCTCGATGCCATCGACAAGCCGGCGGGGGTTGGTGACGAAGAGATCGTCGCCGACCAGCTGGACCTTGTCGCCGATCAGGTCGGTCAGCGCCTTCCAGCCCACGAAATCGTCTTCACCCATGCCGTCTTCGATCGAACGGATCGGATAGTCGGCACACAGCTTGGCGAGATAGGCGGCCATCTCTTCGCCCGAAAGCGACAGGTTTTCACCCGAGATCAAGTACTTGCCGTCCTTGAAGAATTCGGTCGAGGCGCAGTCCAGCGCCAGCACGACATCGTCACCGGGCGTGAAGCCTGCCTGCTCGATCGAACCCATGATGAAGTCTAGCGCATCGCGCGTGCTGGCGAGATCGGGCGCGAAACCGCCCTCGTCGCCGACTGCCGTCGCGAGCCCCTTCTGCGACAGGTTCTTCTTCAGCGTGTGGAAAATCTCGGCACCCCAGCGCACGGCCTCGGCAAGGCTGTCCGCACCCACCGGCATGACCATGAATTCCTGGATGTCGATCGGGTTGTCTGCATGCTCACCGCCATTGATGATGTTCATCATCGGCACCGGCAGGACATGGGCCGAAACGCCGCCGATGTAGGAATAGAGCGGCAGGCCGCGGGCATTTGCCGACGCCTTGGCAACCGCCATGCTGGTACCAAGGATCGCGTTGGCGCCGAGGCGGCCCTTGTTCGCCGTATCGTCGAGCGCGATCATGGCGAGGTCGATGTCGCGCTGGTCCTCGGCATCGAAATTGCCGATCAGCAGGTCGCGGATTTCGCCATTGGTCGCATCGACGGCCTTCAGCACGCCCTTGCCGAGATAGCGGGACTTGTCGCCATCGCGCAGTTCGACCGCCTCGTGCGCGCCCGTCGAGGCGCCCGAAGGCACTGCTGCGCGGCCGAAGCTGCCGTCTTCGAGGAGCACATCGACTTCGACAGTCGGATTGCCACGGCTGTCGAGAATTTCGCGGGCGTGGATGTCGATGATCGCGGTCATTTGGAACGAACTCCTCGGCAGGGTGTTGTAATAGCGTAGGACACCACTAGATTGGGTCTGCGGGCAGCGCTCTATGCGCCGGAACATGTCGGTGCAAGCCGCGTTGCAAAAAGGAAAGCCGGGTCTTGCCTGATGCCCGGAATGAATAGGTATTTGACGGGAAGGACAGGCTGATGGCCGCAGACAAGAAGACGACCGGTTCGAAGAAGCGAACCACTACCGCACCGCAGAAATCAACCACCCGGAAGAAGCCCGTGAAAACGGTAGCCAAGAAGGGTGCAGCAAAGGAGAAGGCGCCCGTGACCAACACCGCCACCGATAACAACGACACCAACACCGGCACCGCGCATCGCGCCGAAGCCAAGAGCCGGTTCAACGCCGCTCTCGAAGAAGCCAAGGCCGGTGCCGCCGCACTTCGCGCCGAAGGCAAGGAACGAGCCGCCGCCTACCGCGGCCAGGCCAAGGGCAAGGGCGAAGACTGGGTCGCCGAAGCCAAGACCTACGGCACCGAAGCCCGCGTCAAGGGCAAGGAACTCGCCACCGAAGGCAAGGTGAAGACCAGCGAAGGTCTGCGCGCTCTCAGCCGCACGATCAGCGACAATGCCTACCAGGTCGATGAGAAGCTTGGCTCGAAGTACGGCGAATACGCCCGCACCGCCTCCAAGTCGCTCGACGACTACGCCGGCAAGCTCGACGACAAGAGCGTCGACGACCTCGTCGAGGACGGCCGCGAATTCGTCCGCAAGAGCCCGGGACTGGCCATCGGTATTGCAGCCGCCGCCGGTTTCATGCTTTCTCGCCTCTTCCGTCGCTGATCAGTGACAACAGGGGGCTCGATGCTGGAAGAACAAGAGCGCGATGAAGCGCCGTACAACGGGCCGGTCGACCTGCCCGACAGTTACGAGCCCGAGGACGACGACCAGGAACCGCACGGTCCGTCGCTGACGGATGACATCATGGCCCTGCTGGAAGACGGCAGGACCTATGCCGAGGCCGAAATGGCCTACCAGAAAAGCCGTGCGGCCTTTGCCGCAAACCGTTTCAAGGGCGCCATTGCTTTCGGGCTTGGCGCCTTTGGCGTTTTGCACCTCGCACTGATCGCCATGACGGTGGGTCTAGTAATCGCGCTTGTACCGTTGGTCGGGCCCTGGATTGCCACCGCGATCGTGACCGCCGCACTGATCGGGCTGGGGCTGCTGTTCCTCAGCCTGCTGAAGACCCGCATCGACGAAATCCGCGATGCATTTTCGGATGGCAGCGATGAGTGATCGCAAGTCCCGAATGCTGGCCGACCGCCACCTGCGTAATTCCGCCCGCGCGCTGGTGGAAGCCGATATCGAGAACCTGAAGGTCGGCTTCAACCAGAAGTCGCTGGGAGAACGCGCCTTCGACCGCGTCCGCGAAGGGGCGATCGACGTCTACGAAGAAGCGGTCGATGTCGCTGAAAACAACAAGGGCGCCCTCGCCGCCCTGCTTGCTGCCGTCATCGTATGGTTCGCGCGCAACCCGCTGCTGTCCTTGCTCGGGCTTGGCGAGGAAGAAGAGGACGAAGAGTCCCTCGAAGACGACGAATAGACGGAACGGCCCCGCCGGCTGAACCGTTGGTTCGATGCACACCAGATTTCGGAGAAACCCCATGGCAGACAAGGCCACCAACAACGTCACTCCCATCAGCGCCGATAGCCAGCTCAGCGATGCCGAAAAGCGCGAACAGCTCCGCGCCCGCATCGCTGCAGGTGAACGTCGAAATAGCGAGCGCTCCTTCGCCGATCAGGCCAAGGATGTCGCGGACAGCGCGGTCGACTTTGCTAAGAAGCACCCGATCGCCACCGTTGCAGGTGCCGTCGCAGTCGGCCTCGCTATCGGCGCCATGACGCGTCGGGGGCGCGCGCTGGGGCGCCGCGGCGGCTCACTGGCAGCCTACGCCACCGAAGCCGCGATCGCCTATGGCCTTTCGATGATGGAAGGTGCCGGCGACAAGATCGAGGATTATTCCGACGCGGCAGGCACGCAGGCCCGCCGCCTGAAGCGCGATGCCGGTTATCGCCTCGACACCATCGGCGATGCCATCGCCTCGGGCAGCCGCAAGGCAAGCCGCAAGTCCTCGCGAACGGTGCGAGACCTGAAGGCGCGCATCAGCCGCTAACTCATACGTAATAGCTAGGCTCTAGAGCGGCGCGACGGGTTTGCCTGTCGCGCCGCTTTCGCTATGGGCAGGGCAAATCTCCTCCCCAATTCGGAAAAAAGAACGGACCATGGAAGAAAAAGAGAGCAAGCAGACGCTCTATCTGGTGATGGGCGGCCGCGTGACCGACCCGCGCAGCATGACCTTTGCCGACCCGGAAAGCATCCACGTCGCCGGCGTCTATTCCAGCTATGACGATGCCGAAAGCGCCTGGCGCGGCAATGCCCAGCGCACGGTCGACGATGCGGAAATGAAATACGTCATCGTCCACCTGCACAAGCTGCTCGATCCCGAAGCCTGACAACGGCCTTGGCCTACTCGATCCGCCCCTATCAGGATTCCGATGCCGAGGAGCTGGCGGACGTATGCCGGGCGGCGATCCGCGGGATCGGGCCGGAAGCCTATTCGAATGACCAGGTAGAAGCGTGGCTCGCCCAGCACCCGGGCGCCGCGCTCTACCGTGAACGGGTCGCCAATGGCGCCACCATCTTCGTCGCTGCCGGCGAAGACGACGAGCCGGTCGCCTATGCTCTGCTCGAGCCGGACGGCCATCTCGACCACCTCTACAACCACCCCGCGCACACGCGCAAGGGGCTGGCGCTAAACCTGCTGGCGACAGCCTCGCTCTATGCGCGGCACCACGGGATCAAGCGGCTTTATACCGAGGCGAGCGACCTCGCCCGCCCCTCGTTCGAGGAAGCCGGTTACATCGCCACCGAAAAGCGCGAGTTCGAAATCGACGGCGTGCCGATCCACAACTGGGCGATGGAAAAGACCGTCGACTGACGCGCAGACCGATGGCCCCGCGCCACGATCAGATGAATTCGATCTTCTCGACGAGGTAGAACTTGTCGCCCGAAGGGACGGTCACTTCGACCTCGTCATCGACCTGCTTGCCAATGAGCGCGCGGGCGATCGGCGAAGTATAGGAAATCCGGCCCTTCGAAGCGTCCGCTTCGGTCTGGCCGACGATCTGGTACTTCACCGGCTTGTCGTTTTCGTCGAGCAGCGTGACTGTCGCACCGAAGACAACCTTGTCGCCCGAAAGCGTGGTCGGATCGATGATCTGCGCACGGCTGATCTTGTCTTCCAGATCGCCGATCATGGCCTCTACCTGGCCCTGGCGTTCTTTGGCGGCGTGGTATTCGGCGTTTTCCGAAAGGTCGCCATGCGCGCGTGCTTCCTCGATCGCATCGACGATCTTCGGACGCTCCGCCCGCAGCACCTTCAGGTCGGCAGTGAGCTTTTCATAGCCCTCGGCCAGCATCGGCACCTTGTCCATCGAACCCCAATTCCTTCCTGCTCGCGCAATCTCCCGGGACAATTCGAGCCCGGTCCGCAAGGTTAGCGGAGCCTCGGTCGCTCGGATGTGTGGGAGATACGCCGTGTGTTCTGGTCAGCTATAATAGTCTTGCAATGAACGCACTTCAAGCTGCTCGGTAGAAACCTCGGCAATCGCGCGTGCGGCAGCGAGGCTGGCGGCAGCAGTCGTGTAGTACGGCAGCTTCTTTTCGAGGGCGGCCACACGGATCGACTGGCTGTCAAGCAGCGACTGCCAGCCCTCGGTCGTGTTGAAGATCAGGTGCACTTCGCCGTCGATGATGGCATCGACGATGTGCGGGCGACCTTCGGCAACCTTGTTGACCAGTTCGACCGCCAAGCCCTTGCCTGACAGGAAGCGCTGCGTGCCGCCGGTGGCGATGACGCGGAAGCCCTTGGCCAGCAGTGTTTCGACTGCAGGCAGGATCACTTCCTTGTCGCTGTCCTTGACCGACACGAACAGCGTACCGCCCTGCGGCAGCTTCATTCCCGCACCCAGCTGCGACTTGAGGAAAGCGGCGGGGAAATCGCGGTCGATACCCATGACTTCGCCGGTGCTCTTCATTTCGGGCGAAAGCACGGGGTCAGAGCCGGGGAAGCGACTGAACGGGAACACGGCTTCCTTCACCGCCATGTGGTTCGGCTTCAGGTTGAACGGCTCGAAGTGCGAGAGCTTTTCACCCGCCATGACGCGCGCTGCGATCTTGGCGACGGGTCGCCCGATGGCCTTGGCCACGAAGGGCACGGTGCGGCTGGCACGCGGGTTGACCTCGATCAGGTAGACCTCACCCTCCTTCACCGCGAACTGCACGTTCATCAGGCCGCGCACGTCGAGCGCACGGGCAAGCTCGGTCGCCTGGCGTTCCATCTCGTCGATGATGTCCTGCGGCAGGCTGTAGGGCGGCAGGGTGCAGGCGCTGTCGCCCGAGTGGACGCCGGCTTCCTCGATGTGTTGCATGACACCGGCGATGCGGACTTCCTCGCCATCGGAGATGACGTCGACGTCGCACTCGACCGCGTCGCGCAGGTACTGGTCGACCAGCACCGGGCTGTCGCCCGACACGTTCACCGCGGTGTTGATGTAGTCGTCGAGCTGCGCCAGGCTGTCGACGATCTCCATCGCACGCCCGCCCAACACGTAGCTAGGGCGCAGCAGCACCGGATAGCCGATCCGCGCAGCAACGGCTGCTGCCTCGTCACGGCTTTTGGCGATGCCGTTTTCCGGCTGCTTGAGGTCGAGCTTGTTAACCAGCTTGGCAAAGCGTTCGCGGTCTTCGGCAAGGTCGATCGCATCGGGCGAAGTGCCGAGGATCGGGATGCCTTCGCGCTCCAGCGCAGCTGCAAGCTTGAGCGGGGTCTGCCCGCCGAACTGGACGATGACGCCGACCAGGTCGCCCTTCGACATTTCGACGCGCAGGATTTCCAGCACATCTTCTTCGGTCAGCGGCTCGAAATAGAGTCGGTCCGAAGTGTCGTAGTCCGTCGAAACCGTCTCCGGGTTGCAGTTGATCATGATCGTTTCGTAGCCGGCCTCGGCCAGCGCGAAGCAGGCGTGGACGCAGCAATAGTCGAACTCGATGCCCTGCCCGATGCGGTTCGGGCCGCCGCCGAGGATGACGATCTTCTTGCGGTCGGACGGATCAGCCTCGTCCTCGGGCTCGCCGAAGCTGGGCGCTTCGTAGGTCGAATACATGTAGGGCGTGATCGCCTCGAACTCGGCGGCGCAGCTGTCGATGCGCTTGAAGACCGGATAGACGCCCAGCTTGTGGCGCAGCTTGCGCACTTCCTGTTCACTGGTCGCGCCGGCCATGGCGCGCAGCGCGTCGTGCAGCAGGCCCGAACGCTTGGCCTGCGTTTCGGCAAGACCGCCCGCTACACCGACCGAGCGGACCGCCAGCGTGGCGAGGCGCTTGTCGGAAAAGCCCATGGCTTTCAGGCGGCGCATTTCCGCCGCATCGCGCGGCAGGCCGTTGTGGCCGAGCATCTTCTCTTCGTAGATGATGGCTTCGATCTGGCGTAGGAACCACGGGTCGAAACCGGTGACCTGGGCGACTTCCTCGACCGTGAAATCCTCGCGAAAGGCCTGCGCGATCTTGAGGATGCGGTCAGGCGTACGCTGGCTGAGCGCCGCGGTGATCGTCTCGCGGCTGACGCCTTCGAGCTCCTGCACACGGTTGAACCCGTCGAGGCCCGTTTCAAGGCCGCGAAGAGCTTTCTGCATGCTTTCCTGGAAGCACCGGCCGATGGCCATGACCTCGCCCACCGACTTCATCGCGGTGGACAGTTCGTTCTTCGAACCCTTGAACTTTTCGAAGGCGAAGCGCGGGATCTTGGTCACCACGTAGTCGATGGTCGGCTCGAAACTGGCCGGCGTAGCACCGGTAATCTCGTTCTGGATTTCGTCGAGCGTGTAGCCCACGGCCAGCTTCGCCGCGACGCGAGCGATCGGGAAGCCGGTGGCCTTCGATGCGAGCGCGGACGAGCGCGAGACGCGCGGGTTCATCTCGATCACGATCAGGCGGCCATCCTTCGGATTGACTGCGAACTGTACGTTCGAACCGCCTGTTTCCACGCCGATTTCGCGCAGCACCTCGATGCTGGCGGTGCGCATGATCTGGTACTCCTTGTCGGTCAGCGTCAGCGCCGGCGCGACAGTGATGGAATCGCCCGTGTGGACGCCCATCGGATCGACGTTCTCGATCGAGCAGATGATGATCGCGTTGTCCTTGCGGTCGCGCACCACCTCCATCTCGAATTCCTTCCAGCCGAGGAGCGATTCCTCGATCAGGACTTCGGTGGTCGGCGATGCGTCGAGGCCTTCGCGCACGATGCGCTCGAACTCGGCCTTGTTGTAGGCGATACCGCCGCCTGTGCCGCCAAGCGTGAAGCTGGG of the Qipengyuania gaetbuli genome contains:
- the rodA gene encoding rod shape-determining protein RodA, giving the protein MTSIVPAPVARQPWMMLFPLVGLIAFGALVLTSAAAGDFSRYAESHLIRFAIFLTMAIVISRFSKDLVTFFAYPAYIVILLLLMAVEIMGTLGGGSQRWLEVGPIRIQPSELMKPAVVVALARFYDTLPVGMVPTWRALIPAGALIMFPMAFVLLQPDLGTSLAIGFGGGLVMFFAGLPLRWFLMAGAAGLAAIPFAFYFALKPYQQDRVRTFLDPESDPLGEGYQITQSKIAIGSGGLTGKGFNEGSQSHLNYLPEPHTDFVFATMAEEWGLMGGLFVIGCFALILGWGFKVARDSSDRMGKLLAAGMTATIFFFVAINLMMVMGFAPVVGIPLPFVSHGGSSMMTNMMCIGVLMMVNRWNRNAPRRGLLS
- the ribB gene encoding 3,4-dihydroxy-2-butanone-4-phosphate synthase: MNTIEKVRTLVSQGLMTRAGLARAAGLHANTLRDCAEESWNPTADTLGKLEAFLEANDETPVIVGAEEIIDEARNGRMFILVDDEDRENEGDLIIPAQMATPNAINFMATHGRGLICLALDRKRVDALGLQPMSRDNRESMQTAFTTSIEAKEGVTTGISAADRSRTVSVAIDSTKGPEDIVTPGHVFPLAARDGGVLVRAGHTEAAVDISRLAGLNPSGVICEIMNEDGTMSRLDDLVVFARKHDMKIGTIRDLIEYRMRHDHLVERITEDSFESDYGGTWRMMTYRNKVDGSESYVLQKGEVKEGKPTLTRVHPISIFDDVLGKPGPRKRTLQRAMQAVGEHGSGVIVIITGRPATGYGESEAQRNVGIGSQILADLGVEDMILLSNSQPNVVAIEGYGLNIVDHLPIPE
- the ribH gene encoding 6,7-dimethyl-8-ribityllumazine synthase; translation: MANFLIVEARFYDHFNDMLVAGARAALEAEGHSVDVLTVPGALEVPGAIAMAAESGRYDGFVAIGVVIRGETYHFEIVAGESARGIMALTMDGIAIGNGILTVENEEQAIVRADPEQKDKGGEAAKAALALLDLQSRFGA
- a CDS encoding phosphotransferase, whose protein sequence is MAEFPVHPDEVTAPWLSAMLGSEITRVSWKHIGTGQVGDSARFTLEGPEVDASVPATLAGKFPAADATSRETAAMFGLYRKEVLFYCDVAPQLDVRVPQVHFAATCEEGHRFCLIFEDLGPARQGDQIAGCTLDDARAAIRQAAAIHAPSWGKTSIIEAEWIVPSPAVAERVALMYPHAQAIFRERYKDTLEPEFMTVCEEFAEDYGSQIHQQHRHQCLIHGDFRLDNMLFDIRGGAEPVAILDWQTVAPGMAMTDIGYFLGCGIGELGLAHEDELLDLYLAEMERRGVSLTRAGIHADYRRGILHGLSTAVFSAAFVERTDRGDANFLSMARGACALALKHDSIGAMKEAH
- the eno gene encoding phosphopyruvate hydratase, with protein sequence MTAIIDIHAREILDSRGNPTVEVDVLLEDGSFGRAAVPSGASTGAHEAVELRDGDKSRYLGKGVLKAVDATNGEIRDLLIGNFDAEDQRDIDLAMIALDDTANKGRLGANAILGTSMAVAKASANARGLPLYSYIGGVSAHVLPVPMMNIINGGEHADNPIDIQEFMVMPVGADSLAEAVRWGAEIFHTLKKNLSQKGLATAVGDEGGFAPDLASTRDALDFIMGSIEQAGFTPGDDVVLALDCASTEFFKDGKYLISGENLSLSGEEMAAYLAKLCADYPIRSIEDGMGEDDFVGWKALTDLIGDKVQLVGDDLFVTNPRRLVDGIEQGLANSLLVKVNQIGTLTETLDAVSIANRAGYTAVMSHRSGETEDATIADLAVATNCGQIKTGSLARSDRLAKYNQLIRIEEELGDSAVYAGRGCFG
- a CDS encoding phage holin family protein codes for the protein MLEEQERDEAPYNGPVDLPDSYEPEDDDQEPHGPSLTDDIMALLEDGRTYAEAEMAYQKSRAAFAANRFKGAIAFGLGAFGVLHLALIAMTVGLVIALVPLVGPWIATAIVTAALIGLGLLFLSLLKTRIDEIRDAFSDGSDE
- a CDS encoding DUF4170 domain-containing protein produces the protein MEEKESKQTLYLVMGGRVTDPRSMTFADPESIHVAGVYSSYDDAESAWRGNAQRTVDDAEMKYVIVHLHKLLDPEA
- a CDS encoding GNAT family N-acetyltransferase, with translation MAYSIRPYQDSDAEELADVCRAAIRGIGPEAYSNDQVEAWLAQHPGAALYRERVANGATIFVAAGEDDEPVAYALLEPDGHLDHLYNHPAHTRKGLALNLLATASLYARHHGIKRLYTEASDLARPSFEEAGYIATEKREFEIDGVPIHNWAMEKTVD